The segment CCAAAGGTATATATACCATTTTTTTCTCAGCATCTAAAACAATGGAAATGAAGTTTGCTCTTGTTATCTTCTTAGTTGCTACATCCGGTAAGTTTCGTATTTCATATTTAAGATAAAAGTTAAAACACTCAATTTTTTTACTTATACCAACATCAACATACTTGTGTTCGGTTTTGTAGTGATGACAATTGAAGCAACAAGATTGTTTCCTGAAGAAACTCGTGAAATTGTGTTGCATGGTGGTGAATCTTTGCCGCATGAATCGATTATGATCAGGCATATGAACACATGAGGTCTTCTGAAACCGTCATACACACGTTGTCTCCTCATGTTATGATTTGGAATTACACGAAATTTAAAAAGGAAtcttgtgtttgtgtttttggATGAAGAATCAAATTATGTATTTCAGTTTGCACACAAAATTTTAGTGGAGTACACACGTCTGCTTCTCCATCCAATCAACTTAGGATCAAGTTATGTACagagagagataaagagagaagagagagtatGGTATTTCTGAAATCCTGCCAAAAAACTAGATGAAAAATAAGTAtttgttttacatttgatttaaatataaaagtCCTTTTTAtcgaaaaatataaaagtcaGTTAAAATCCAAAATAACTGAATTCTAACAAAATCAGACGTTGAACATTGAATAACATTGGATTTTAGTTCACTTTTACAAATACACAATTGAATAGCACTGGATTTGGTTTTGGAACTAAAGTCTAATAAAGTACCATTTTTAAATTACCATTAGTGTTTTTCTTTCCATGCTTTTGATAAGAAAGTTGACTAAATCAGTACTATTCTCATTCTATATAATGGTTCCTACAACACTGATCATATaccattattttttcttaacatcTAAAACAATGGAAATGAAGTTTGCTTTTGTTATCGTCTTAGTTATTGCATCTGGTAAGTTTTGAATTTCATATCTAAGATAAATGTTTAACGCACAAATATTTATCTATAGCAAGATACTGGTTTGGTTTTGTAGTGATGAGTACTGAGGCAACAAGGTTATTACCCAAAGAAACTCATGAACTTGTGTTGCATGGTGGTGAATCTTTGCCGCATGGTGAATCTTGGCTGCATGATGTGAAAGAAGTACGAGTTTCTGACTGCGAGAATGGGTGTCGTAAGCTATGTGTTGATCCATTGGTTCCATTTGTCGTAGCATGTTGTGTATGCAATTGATCTTCTTAAAAATCGAAGAAATAAGAGTATATGCATGTTAAGCTGttgtatcaaaatatataattacggTCATTATGTCATTCAAAACAtcctaaaaataatattctaggAGTTACTGTGAGGAAAGCTTGTTGGTAGACTGTATTATTCTTACAAGTGCAAAGATCACGcgatcattttcttttaacaaaGGCGTGACTTTTCTTTGATTTGGGTGGATCGGCGATCGGTAACATACAAGTAACAAATATCAGTATATGTATGGGTACATTTTTCATCCGGATCCGTGGCGCAATGGTAGCGCGTCTGACTCCAGATCAGAAGGTTGCGTGTTCGATTCACGTCGGGTTCAAAAGCCCCGAAACTAATTCCGGAATATTTTTTTGCTATGCCCAGTTTCGAGGTAACTAATCTCTTCTTCATTCCTCCTATCTTTATAGCCTTCCATTGTTTTTTTCAGCTCGTCTTCTTCAACCTTTCAGTTCCCTATGAATAATGATGGACACGTTTTGGGCTGACAAAGGGCTTTGGTACTCTCAGAGGCCCATGTATTTCTTAAACCCTACTACTAGTTTAGTTAAGGACCCCTTGGTTAATACCCAAAAgccttttttctttaaatttttcacAATTAAAAGACTTGGAAAAACAAGAACCACCGTGATCATCATCTTTTGACTTCTTGATTGCAAGAAAAACTAATCCACTTACTAAATATCGTTTAGATTGAAGTACTAATTATGTTAAACTTTAATGTtcgatttaacattttaccagaaaaaaaaattaatgtcgGTAAATGGACAatatcaaagaaaagaaaaatatcatcCGCTTGCAGTAAAAAGATAACATTAAACAAGTAAAAATATctggagaaaaaataaaataaaatgcaatTTTTCTTTTGGGCAATgcagagaaaacaaaaattaagatCGGTTAACTAAATCCAACAtctgtcgacaaaaaaaaaaaaaatccaacatcagaaacaaaaaaaaatatataaaagagagagagagagaggagactGGAATAGCATTTTGTAAAAACAATCAAGAGTTTGGCGTTTCTTCgatcttttgttttctcttgTCGAAAAGGTAGAAAATTTGTGGGATCTGAATTTCGCCCTAATCGTATtgtctgattcttcttcttcagacatCAATTAGGTTTTGTTCTTTTGCTTCTTGTAATAATAATTCGAGTTCGAATTTTGTGGATATATCCATCGTTTGATTTTCCCTAAAAACTTTCGCACAAAATGGATATACGGGTTGGGATTCTCTTATTGTTATCATTATTGTGTGCGATATGCGTTCCCTCCTCTGGGTTGGCTTCATCATCGCCGGTGAACATTTCCGTCTGCAATCACGAGTTCGAGCTCTTCCGGTTCGATCTACGCTCCAAATGTCCTCCTTCTACGcatccacctcctcctcctcctatcCAGGTACCGTTTGTTTCTGTTATAAAAGATTTGAGGCTTTTTTATGCTTTGTGAAACGAATAGCTTTATTTGTAAACACGTGTCTGTCTGTCTGTCTCAATTTTTCAGGTAGATGGAGACTCGCTGGACAGGTTAATGATGTCTTTGAACCGTGGTGGGAATGCTGCTTATATGTCTGTGCTCTTTTATGCTTCCTGGTGCCCTTTCTCACGTCCTCTCCGCCCTAAGTTTGACATTTTGAGTTCCATGTTCCCTCAGATACACCACCTTGCTCTCGATCATTCTCAAGCACTCCCATCGTAAGCCGGCTCTTTCTTGAAACTACTACTACATAATTACAATTCTAGGTTACTTTATCTTACTAACTGATTTCACctaattgatttttgtttgcagtgTCTTTTCGAGGTATGGCATCCACAGCTTACCTTCAATCCTGATTGTAAACCAAACTTCAAAGGCACGATACCATGGTCAAAAGGATGATCTTACATCCCTGATTGAGTTTTATGAAGAATCTACAGGTGAGATTCACCAGACCAAAAAGTCTTTTCCTGAAATTATCTCTGTTTCCAATTTGACTCTTTCGGTTTTTGCCAGGTTTCAAGCCTGTCCAGTATGTGGTCGAAGCTGAACCAGCAACCAGCTTAGACGCCATCATCGATGGCAACCTGATCACATGGTTACGCAATGGGACATCGATTAGTGAAGAAATATTCAAAAGAGATCCCTTCTTGGTACTCTCTCTGCTGTTTATCTGTTTACAAATGGCAATCCTCGTCTTCCCCATTGCAGAGTCACGCATGAAAGCGTTGTGGGCTTCTTACGTTTCCAGTCTCAACCTGGAGAGATTTCGAGAGATTAGCCAACTTTTCAGCCGCGCTCTTCACATGGTGGATGTGAGGAGGCTGTGGTTGAAACTGGGACTCGTCAAAACAAGGAACTTTCATGAGAGAGCAATGAACGCTCAAGCCTGGGCTTCATCGCTTGCATCTGTCTCTTTAGGCCATACTTCATCAGACCAGTCCTGATCTCTCTTAAAGTCTACTTCTAGTATCTTGTCAGCATTGGAAAGAGATTGTGTTCTTGATCTCTGAGAGTTCCCTTACATGGAATGTTTTATTGACTTCTTCTGAGTTAATTTGTCTGCATCAAAGATGTAAATCCAGGAACAGCTTTGCTTCTGTCTGTGAATatgtttctctctcttttttgttttacaactCTGAGATGTATGTTTTGACCTCATTTCTCTTACTGAATAATTTTATTGAGTCAGCTAAAAACATCTCTGAATCTTCAGAGCAACTTTCTTTTGTAATGTTTGTACGAGTTCGGCTGTCTCTACGATAGTCACATGGTATGGTATGCCATTATCATATGCATGCTGCATTATCACAtagcatttttttgtttcaaggcTCACTATAGCCTTGACCTTTGTACAGATAGTATTGAGTTGAAAGATTACAATACAAAGTTGCAATAATATCAAGACTGAGATGAGATGAAAACACGTCAAAGACGAGTTATTCCCCAAAACTACTATAGTCAAACATAATTTAATCTGATCAATAGGTAGTGTGTTCACATCAAACTATGCAATTCTCCATTCTTTTATTACTACTAGTGGCATGTAACACACAAGATTCTTCGTAATCCCCTTATAGCCTTATTACAAACATGATATCatcaacaaaactaaaccttatCCAAAACtaattaacctttttttttagcTAAGAGTTGAAAACATACTAATATTACACAAACTGTTATTAAGGAAGTAACAAATGGGTATCAAAATCAGTTGGAGAAATAAGAAaggataaaaaaaagatttgtagtCATGTGTATTAGTGAAACTATGTTCTAGTTTTACTGTTATTAACAGgaaaaactagaaaaattaTTGACTGATTGACCAGTAATAATAATTTGATGCACGAACTGAAAATCCAGTCATCCGAAGGATAGTTTGAATtttaacaaaacattaaaacagtggagaagaggaagaattAAAGGAGCTTGTCAAAGAAGGCAATCAATAGTTCTTGAAACAGGTCCCAAGTGGACCACTTGTTCCTTTGTCATCACTTCATTGCGTTAGATAAGTTCCAATTCACTTCGTCACCCACATCTCCAAGATAatacattcaaaaaataaattcatttacATGTCTTGTATATGAATGTCAACTTCAACTAATATCAATCCATTCTATATACATGATTATTTTCCCCCATAATTAAGAGGTTACTGATAATACTGGCATACGCGTTTTCAATAAGCTTTTTCAAATCATTTTGTGTGTATTTATAAAACATCTTAGATATGTGTTACTtggaagagagaaaaaaattaaagaagagtctcaaatcttaattttCTATTGAATATATTTctcaattattaatattataaattatgtatcCAAACATTCTCAAATCTATTAAAGGATCTTGAAACCACTTCACAAGGGAAGAATACCTAAGCCCCACTTGGCTCCAATAATTCAAAGATCTCATTTTCTCAGACTAAtgtcaaacaaataaaatcttctctttctctctagaaCTTCTGGAAGCCCTGATGGAAGAAGCTTCAATGAGATCATCTCAAGGAGACATGGATCTTGAGGAGTGGGAGTTACTCCCCAAAAGCTGTTTCAAGGATCTTGATCTTGATCACGACGAGGATGATCACCATGGAGCCATGATGATGGATTGCTTCCTCTCCCCATCtactcaagatcctctccacaaGATAGAGTCTCCTCCAAGATCAAGAGTTGTCCCCACAAAGCTCCTCCAAGTTCCCATAGCTTGGGAGCCCGTATTGGATCTTGATCCCGATCCAAAACAGACCCTTTTGATGGACTCTGCTCCGTCACCAAGAGTATCCTTCAAGAAAACGAAGGAAACTGAATTTGCCGACATGAAAACTGACCCACCAGCGAGGATCACGAGTCCTGTGCCTTTGATAGATGCTGCGAAGCCCTCCGATTGCGAAGGAAGCGATGACTTGCAAGTgaagaaagaaaatgatgatgtgACTAGTGAACATGGTGGTGAGAAACTGAACTTCTGGAAGATTGGTCTTAATGGGATCGGAGCTGTTTGCTCTTTTGGCGTTGCAGCAGCAGCCGCTACAGTATGTGTCTTATTCCTCGGACACAACAACATCAAAGTCTGTAAGGACAAGAACCACAAGCTTAGGTTTCAGATTTACTCTGATGATCATAAggtaacttaatttttttacgaaaattatattaattaataaattaaatggaGTTTTGTATATTAATATGGTAATTCCACAAGCTTAGGTTCCAGATTTGTAACTTGATTAATTATTACAGATGCGAAAGCTAAGGGAGTGGTTTGGATAAAgcctataattatttttgtgatGTTAGTGATATATGAGGATTATAGTTGGTAAATGTCTGCTTGTTATGATTGGGTAATTGTTATTCTAGAAACTTTGATTAGATTAGATGATTGTTAACTTTTTGATTAAACTATAGAAATAggtttttagatattttaatccAAGTAAATGAATATTGATAAGGTGAAGCTTACGTGTTTTAAGTGAACAATCTCTGTAGTTGAAAAAGACTGATTCTTGTTTCTAGCTTTATACGTTTCGTAAACCGATTGTTTCTAACTTTATAGCTTGTGCCAAACGTCAAAGTTTACGTTCAAGAAgaaattttctttgtttattaaatATACTAACAACAACAATCCCTAAGCCTATAACACGTAtcaaacttattattttttaatgaaacaCGTATCAAACTTACTGATTAGAAATGTTTTACTTATTTAATGGTGGTTGGTTGTAGAGGATGAATGAAGCTGTGAATCATGCAACAAAGGTTAACGAAGCAATCTTTGCAATGAAAGGTGTTCCTGTCGTGAGAGCTCAGATATCTTTTGGAGGTTACTACGATGGACTTTGAATCTCAACCGTCCATAATTCTCTATGGAATCAAATGGATCAGATCTAGTCTGTCCTCATACCAGCTTTCATAAGTTCAATAGTTTCTAGCGTGCATGCATGGTCCTTGTCATtacattttgtaaattttgCTAAAATCCGATATATTGATAGATATAGATCATTGTAAAatttcatgtaatatttttaattgttgtGAAATAACTCAAATATCTTTCTgtgatttgtttaattttagtAGTTCAATTCACGTAGTTTTCTTTCTCCAAAAACAAAAGCATTTCATTTCATTACTAGATGAGAAAGTTTGCTAAAATGTCCGAGTTATATGTGCCATATGGTTTGCTAGACGGGCTAAAACTTTGTTTacgaaaattctgaaaattaggGAGGGTCGTTCTCAAAGGAGGCCCAACTTTGTTTACCAATCCTCACAATCAaacaaacataagaaaaaaaaaaagttagcaGTGAAAAAAATTCATTGCCATTTTGCCCACTGGTCGGGAAAAAGGACAGGAAGGTAATTTTCAGACTGGTAAAAAAATCGGACCGTCGATTTTTATAATCGAACGGTTCGTAGATATTCCTCCATTGACAGCATAGAGATGAAATATAAAGAGATGCCCTAAACCACCTTTGCCCTCCACAATACAGAACAGAGCCGTGAAgtcagagagacagagagagagagagagacacacacacacaaagagaATTTCGCCGGAGAAATTTGCGGTTACGGTGGTCTTACTCAGTAACAAAACAAGACATCAGAATCTCCAGTCCCTTCttcaccagaaaaaaaaatcatcgaTCTCTGTAAGTAAATTTGTTACGGGGATTCTCCTCTTCTCAAGTTAATTGAATCTTCCCAACCCTAAATCAATTTgctctttttgaattttcactgcttaataattaaaaaaaaacttctcttTTAACACTAGTAAACTCTGTTTCGGACAGATTATACAATCGGAGAAAGAAGCTCGAGAAATGTCGTCGTTAGAACAAGAAATGTTCTTACAGTGGGGAAACAAGAAGAGAATGAGACGTCTAAGAGCCGCCAACAAGGACAAACACATCTCACGCCGCGAATCTAATTCTTCAGCTCCTCAAGAGACCTTCCTCTTTCACTCCTCGAGGTTCTCCAggtactatttttttttccgtGAATTGAAGCCAagactcaatttttttttttaaatgggttTTCTGAAATGTTTTGTAGAGGATCACAAGGGGCAATACTCAGATCTGGAGGACTagcagagaaagagaaagagaaagagaaagaggagagGTATTACACTACGAGAGGCGTAGTTGATACAATTGGGAAAGCTTGCTTATTAGATGGAGAAGACAGCAATAGCAAGGGAGAGGAGAGTAATATGTGGCCGAAGCTGTTTGTGACGCTGTCGAgcaaagagaaggaagaagatttCATGGCTATGAAAGGTTGCAAACCTTCGCACAGGCCTAAGAAGAGACCCAAACTCATCCAAAAAAGCTTActtgtgagtttttttttttcgtttttcttctttcaaaaAGTGTTTTGAGAGTTCAATTATCGTTTGTTTTACAGTTGGGGAGTCCTGGAACATGGTTGGCTGATATGTGTCCCGATAGATATGATGTCCGGGTCAAGAAGAGCTCCAAGAAGGTACTATAGCTTTGTAAtacgtttttttttatattccaTTCAGAAATTTTGAGATCTTGTCGAGGCATTAGCATTGATGATGTGTTTTTGTGTTGCAGAGGCGAGCAAGAGGATTAAAAGCAATGGGGAATGTTGAGAGCGATTCAGATTAAGGAGGAGCTTGAACATTATCTAGAAAATCTTTGCGTATTGACTTTTTAGATTAACTTTTGCTTTGTGGTGTTCACTTGAGCAATCTTATAAAAGTAGTTTCTTTCAGTTGATCATTTTGAACTACAAAGGAAACATTTATTTCTTTGTGGGCAATGTATGCGCTTGTGGCCCCTTGTTGTAACTTGCACACAATCTTGTTGTAACTTACTGTTTCAAATAATGGATTTTTGGTCCCATCTTCTgacataatttttctttattttacgTGGGAACATTGACATTAAGTATGAGGTTGTTTGTACTGTATTAGGATTAAAGTAAGCCAAGTTCTACTCTACTGGTACCATAATCATATGATGAATTGAAAAGCATACATGAGAACTAGAGTTGTTCAGAACAACATGAGATGAGAGGGCAGGAAAACTCCAAGACATGGATTGACGCTACTGGTTGCATCGCTGGCAACACACCTCCATTCCACATCAATTGGAATTGCTGTCATGGGAGTATGTGGTGGATCTGCATCTAACCTTTGTTGGGCACAAGTAAGTAATGTGCGGGAAAGACAGATTGACACCACTCGTGATGTTGGAAGCTGTTCCATATTCATCGCCAAGCACCTTTGATCTTCATCATTTAGATCAAGAGGTAGGCAtgatcaagagagagagagagatcataCTCGTTCCTCTACCAACACTGCATCACCATGTAGGGTGATACTCAAACCGGTCCGGTCCTCTGGGTCTCTAGCAACCAGTAGTGACCATTTTGGATTAGCTAGCAGATCCTGCAATCAGAGATGAATCTTATAAAACTGAGTCACGAtgggttttattttctttgaccCGTTAGTTTACTAATACCACCACATTGTCAGTATGTAACTACGGCTCAAACAGTGTTACCTCTAGTACCAAAGAACCTCTCTAATAGGACTATAGCGTCTATCTTTCATGATAACTGCGTGCTCTTCCTTGTCCTCTCTCGTTTCCATGTGATTATATCCGCTTTCTACCCTCTAGAAATCATACTATGTCGAATCTAAGTTGATTTTTGTTATCTGCAGAGGCCAAGGCCATGGAATAGGCAAGGACTGCAAGTTTATTTTCAGTCAAATGTGGGAGCAAAAGATTTCATCTACTGCCTTACAAACCCATGCGGTAGAGAAGATCTGTTTTGACGCTCATCTGCAGTGAAAATAAACGACAATTCAATTCATACGTGCTTGTGTTTCTGGACTACAAACCCATGCGGTAGAGAAGAAAGGACGTTACCTTTTTTGGTAAGAAGAAATATTATTCGGGAGGGATATTGTAAACAAAAAGTGTCTGTTTTCTCAAGGATACTTCCAAAGCAAGATCATGAGCTCCATCAAATCCTTCCTCCACTACATCATCTTCTTCGATCATCCACAAGAACAATGCCTTCTTGCCATCCAACAGTGTGTAAACAATCAATCCACTCTAGTAAGTTTAAACTGGAACAGGCCAAGAAAAGGGTGCTTATGTTCTTACCATCCATCGGGGATTAAGAAGTCAAAACAAACAGCGAAGAAACACGGAGTGGGTTGCTAGAATCTTGGCCTTACTTAACATACGGTGAAACGGCAGCGATGGAAGCACTCATACAGCATTTCAAGACGAGTTTAACTTGCTCGTATTTGAGTCTCGTGATATTTCACATGAGCACTTAGATTGTGCAACCAGATTTTATGGTTACATAATCTATTTAACGTATATGTTTGTAACTATAAGTTAGTACagtagacttttttttttaattgtagcATGTGCTTAAATAATATAAGACTAGGCGCCACTAATAAACTAATCTAAATGTTCTACCACTAGTCTTTTTCGCTTTGACCACCCACCAAAACATCACAAGTTAATCATATTTTAACATAGATTCATCGACACAATAAATTAACTAGAACCTAAGAATGTATCATAAGTTAAAAACACCAAATAGCTTCTTGCATTGTATCATAAGTTTAAAACACCAGAtagcttcttcatcttcttccatcAGTCATCATCAGAGAAGGTTTTCTTCTTACCGCAGAATAATTCGGTTACCTCCTGTCTCTCCAGATAATCTTCTTCTGTCCGAAGGCTTTCTTGTCGAAGGTACTCTTCGTTCCTGGAAATATTGACAAATAGTTATCTCTCCATGCATAACAGTGAAAAAGCTTTAACCCAATGTGCTGAAGAAACTCATAAGGCAAATGATAATAAAATCTCTTACCAGAGCTTCTCTGCACGCATGTACCTAAATCAACAACAAGACAAGACTAATAGTATTAGTAACGACCTTAAAGAAAGCTGTATAACAAACACAAATTAGAGAAACAATTTACTTGGGTCGGATAGGGTATGGAGCCATCTCAACCACGTCGGAGAGAATTTGCAGAGCTCTACTACTCCTCTGGTAGAAGAGCAACGCTGTCATTGCTTCCTCAGCAGAAGCAAACTCAACAAAGCCACAGCCCACATGATCACCCTCGTGGTTCACAACAAGTCGAACACGACAAACATGTCCAACATTTTTGTAGTAATCAAAGCTGTAAATGTGGAGGGCAAAATATCAGTCATGTTCAAGATGAAATTAAAAGTGCTACTACTTACAGATTATATGTTCGTATTCCGGGAGGGATATTGTAAACGAAGAGTGTCTTTTTTCTTATGG is part of the Raphanus sativus cultivar WK10039 chromosome 5, ASM80110v3, whole genome shotgun sequence genome and harbors:
- the LOC130512361 gene encoding 5'-adenylylsulfate reductase-like 5, yielding MDIRVGILLLLSLLCAICVPSSGLASSSPVNISVCNHEFELFRFDLRSKCPPSTHPPPPPPIQVDGDSLDRLMMSLNRGGNAAYMSVLFYASWCPFSRPLRPKFDILSSMFPQIHHLALDHSQALPSVFSRYGIHSLPSILIVNQTSKARYHGQKDDLTSLIEFYEESTGFKPVQYVVEAEPATSLDAIIDGNLITWLRNGTSISEEIFKRDPFLVLSLLFICLQMAILVFPIAESRMKALWASYVSSLNLERFREISQLFSRALHMVDVRRLWLKLGLVKTRNFHERAMNAQAWASSLASVSLGHTSSDQS
- the LOC130512776 gene encoding uncharacterized protein LOC130512776 — its product is MEEASMRSSQGDMDLEEWELLPKSCFKDLDLDHDEDDHHGAMMMDCFLSPSTQDPLHKIESPPRSRVVPTKLLQVPIAWEPVLDLDPDPKQTLLMDSAPSPRVSFKKTKETEFADMKTDPPARITSPVPLIDAAKPSDCEGSDDLQVKKENDDVTSEHGGEKLNFWKIGLNGIGAVCSFGVAAAAATVCVLFLGHNNIKVCKDKNHKLRFQIYSDDHKRMNEAVNHATKVNEAIFAMKGVPVVRAQISFGGYYDGL
- the LOC130512777 gene encoding uncharacterized protein LOC130512777, which gives rise to MSSLEQEMFLQWGNKKRMRRLRAANKDKHISRRESNSSAPQETFLFHSSRFSRGSQGAILRSGGLAEKEKEKEKEERYYTTRGVVDTIGKACLLDGEDSNSKGEESNMWPKLFVTLSSKEKEEDFMAMKGCKPSHRPKKRPKLIQKSLLLGSPGTWLADMCPDRYDVRVKKSSKKRRARGLKAMGNVESDSD